The genomic stretch TTAATAATTATCGTAAAAATTTCAAAACATTAAAGATGAGAATTATTTTTATAATAAAGCACCAATAATCTTACAACCCTAGAATAGCTTTTTACTCCATACTGCTGATTATTAGCTTTTAAATATGTATCATTAACTTTTTCGCTTACTTTAGATAATTGTCCAGAATATCCCTGCCAAAACTCATAATATTTTTTTATTTCATCTTTAGTTTCACTATTTAAATTAGACATCAAATGAGAATAATTTTCATCTCTCTTTATCTCTCCAAGTACATAAAGAAGTGCCTCAAAATTGGCAGAGTATCTTACAAAAACATCTGTATTTTTTGAGCATGCCGCATATGATATAAAATTAGCCTCATCTTCGTAAGCTATACCTATTTGATGAGCCATCTCATGTGCTATTGTAAATGGTATAGATACACTAGGAATAAGAATATTAACATTAGCTTCTGATGTAAAAGGAGAATATATTCCAGTTATCTGCAGATGTAAAAATAATTTTGATATCTTTATGGGTTTTGTTTTTGAATAATGCATATTAAGAAACTCAAAGTATTCAAATACCTTATTATATTCACTTTCTACAATTCTATTTAATACCTGATAATTAGTATTAATATCAGTATATTTCATCTCATCTTTAAGATCATTAACGTTTCTTATAAGTCTGTCAGCCAAATTATATATATCATCATCTGTAATACTGCTGTTATTTGCATAATACTCTATTAAAGGTACTCTGTAATAATTAAGTCCCCATACCAGCATAAAAACTATATATACTATTACTATAAAACATATAAAAACATATATAAAGTTTAAAGCCATTTTTAATTTTTCTTTAATTGAAGCTATATTATGATTAAAAAAAGAATGTTTAAAAGCAAGTATTATAAATAAAATAACTGTTATGATAAAAACAAAAAGCAGAACTTCTCCTATAGAAAAACTCACATTAGAAGAGAGTTTATTTAAAGAACCTGCTATAGTTTTATATATAGTTCTAGAATAAAAGTTTTCTACAAAATTTTTAGAAAAAGTTATTATTTTTAATATAACAGCAATAAAAACAAGTGATAATATTAATGTTATTTTTAATTTCATCTTAATTAATATTATACTAAAAAAGAAAAAATTGTCAAAACTACTTCATTTTTTTTATGTCGGCATCCATTTTCTTTTTCCACAAGTCATACATTTTCTTTTTTTCTTCAGACTCTTCAGATTCATTTAAATATACATGTATTCTTCTAAGCGAAGCTATTATATTTAAAGCCATTTTCATATCATCTAATCTTTTATCCTGAAGTTCATACTTTGTTCTGTACTGCTCAGCGGAAGCTGCCAATAATTTTTTTACAAGCTCCATCATTTTAACTCTGTATTTATAGCCTTCTATTTCTGGGCTTAAATCTCTGATATATGTTTTGAAATCTATCATATTTTTCCCCAAAGTAGCAAATCTTCCCTCTATTTCAATAAAGTTCTGAAGCCATTTTGAGTTTTCACCATAGCAGTATTTGAAATAATCTATAACATATCCAAAAGAGCAGATAAATTTGTATTTCCATTCATCTGTTAATTTATCTCTTAAATAATCATGTATTTCTTCGTTTAACGATAAAGAATCATCAGTATGATTTCCGAAGACCTCTTCCAAAAGCATAATCGCTTTATTAATATAGCGTCTTCCATCATTAAGCTGATTATCAGAACGCACATCTATATATTCTATGGCAATATAGCAGGTGGTTGCAATAAAAGAAGAAGCCTGTATATAAAGAACAGCAGCATCTATCTTTTTTTTACATATTTCAAAATGATCTTCTAATATTAATAAATCTTTTTCTACTTTTACCAATTTTGATTCTACACCAGCAAGCAGATCTTTATATTTATTTTGCATTCTTGTACATTCAGCTTTTGCAGCCTCGCTTATTTTTGCCATAATTAAATCTCCACATTTTTATTGTCGGAAAATGTTTAGAATTTTTTAATTATTTAAACTAACAGGGATAGAAACAAAAAAAGTTGTTATTTTGAAAGAATCATTAACACTTTTTAATACCATACTTCCCCCATGAGCTTCAACTATTCTCTTAGATATAGCAAGACCTATACCTACACCATGACTTTTTGTGGTAAAAAACGGAGTAAATATCTTCTCTGCCAAATCCGGTTCTATATATGAATCTGTATTTTCAACTATTATATCTATCATAGATTCCCTATATGCATTATCATCAAATATAACACTGATAAATGAACATTCTTTATTATTATCTTCTATAGCATCTATGGCATTGATGATAAGATTAAATACAACCTCATTCATTCTGTCATAATCCCATCTTACAGCATCTTCTTTTGTCATTTTTAAAGCATAGAATTTGATATTTTTACCGCTTTTTTTAATGTATTCTTTTGAAAGAATAGTTAAATATTTTATCATGTCATCAATTTTTATATTATCAACTTCCAAATTAATACTTTTAGCAAATGACAAATTTCTTCTAATATAATTTTCCAAATTTTCTACTTCATTAGCAATTATCTGGGCATAATTTTTAATAGTTTCATCTTTGCTCACCTTTACAAGTCTATTTGCAAACCCAGCAATAGGAACTATAAAATTTCTTAAATTATGTGCCATAGAAGAACTCATCTCTCCTATTATAGCCAAACTCTTTAAATCAAGTAATGTTTTCTCTGCTGCTTTAAGAGCATTATTATTTTTTTCCATTTCATTATAAAGAGAAGAATATTCCAAAGCAACAGCCGCCTGCCTTCCAAACATTTTTAAATAATCAAGATCATCTTCAGGTATAGGCTTTCCATTATAAGGATTATCAACAACTATCATACCTATACAATTAACAGAGTTCATTATTGGTATAATAGCAAAAGGATAATCTCCAAATATATTGGTATATTTTTTTATTTGATTTACTTCATCATTATTTTCTACATTGAGTACATTAATACTATTTTTATTATTAAATACATCAAAAAACAGTCTGCAGTTTTCATTATTAGGTATAACAGTGTTTAAAAACTGCTGATTTAAATCCCATGCATCTTCAACACTTCTTTTATCAAAAGAAAGCATTAATTTTTCTCTTAAAGCATATTTATTCAAATTCTGCATATTGCTCCATATCATTCCCGCATCCTGAGCATTTTTTGGGGCTACACACATACGTCCTCTAAATACATTAAACTCTTTATCGTAAAGAAAAGCAAAAGCCCTATTAAAAGCAAATACATCTCCTATAGTTGTAATAGTTAGAAGCAAAAACAAGATATCTTCGGTTTTAGAACGCTCTAATAAAATATTGCTTATATCATATAATGTGTTTAAACGAGACATATGCTTTGTATTTTTTTCATTTGCTTTACTTAATTCTATCATATTGTAATGTTCTGAGATTCTGCTTGATATATTTGCTAAAAGAGGATTAAATAAGTTAAGATCATTAATATCAAAATCGCCAAGAGGATTAACAGCATCCGGAATCTTATCTATAACAACAATATAGCCTATACAGCCTTTTTTTACTGGTATTCTATTAAAAAGAACTGATCTGTTTATTATACCTTCAAATTTCTTATAATATTTATTATTGGCAGCATTATTTATAAAAAAGATATTATTATCCCAATATTCTTCTATATAAGAATTATCTTCAAAAATAGAATAGTCAAAATTTTCAGGAAATCCGTAACTTGACCTTAAATACAAATTATTATCTTCATCTCTAAGCCTAATAAAAGCCTTACTCGCTGTAAAAATATTAGCAATATCCGAAGCCAAATTATTAAGATTATTTTCAAAATCATCTACATCGCTTAATTTTAAATAAAGCTCTCTAAGAAGTTTTAACTGCTTATCTCTTTCTTTGTATGTTACACTTTGAAGTACATTATTAGCATAAACAGCAAAATGACCTATAACATTTTTTATCTCATCAACTATTTCTCTATAAAATTCAATTCTATTTTCTTTATTTCTAAATACAACAACACCTATAGGGTGAGCGTAGAAAAATATTGGAAGTACAAAAATTGATGCATAATTAGAAAATACTTCTATATTTGTATGATTAATATTTCCGCCTATAAAAATTTTTTGTTCATACAATACATCTTTACAATGACTAGCCTCTATAGGAAAATCCACTTTACATACATAGTATCTGTCTATACCATATACTCCTCTTAATATAAGATAATCTCCTTTAGGAAAATAAACCTCTCCGCAGTCAAATCCGTAATACTGACAAGTTTTCTCCAAAAACAAATCAACAACTCTGTCTATCTCATTGGTATTCTCGGCAAAAAGAAGCCCCATAGATAAATCTGAAAAAAAACTGTCTATCGATTTTCTATCTTCCATAAAACAAACGCCTTATATAATTTTTAATCCTACAATTGTTAATTATTTTTTACGCCCAATAAGTATCTTCTCTTAATCTAAATATTTTAAGCTCATACGGCAATACTTTTACAGTATCTGTAATATTACTAACCACATTATCAAAAGAGATATCATACTTAATGCCGTATTTATTAGCATCAAGCAGCCTTTCTTTGGAAGTAATATTTACAACTATTAAAACTTTATCCTTGCCATCTAAACTGTATTTATAAAATTTTCTAAAAGGATCTTTTTTATTATTTTCTTCCTTACTGTTATCCTCATAATATTCATGATGCTCATGATATTCATATTCTTTTTTTAATTTTTCCAGTTTCTTTTTTTCTTCTATATCAAGAGAAACTATTTCACCACAGTCTGCAAGTATACTGTTTTGTTTTACATAATTTATAATATTTTTGATATATTCGCTTAAGTCATAGCTTATATTTTCATAATCTTTCTCACTTCCACCTACAACATTGCATCTGTTTATAAATCCATATTCATCACCTGTAGTTATCATCCACATATCACATACTATAGCTGTAAATAAAAAAGTCTGCTTTACTCTCCAAATATTTCCGTCATACTCTGTAATAAGTCTTTTAGTATCATGATTGCTTGGAAAAGCTATTTGTCTGCATTTTTTGCGTACCAAATCATACTGTTCTACAAACCATTCTCCCTCATAATCCCACCATTTAGCACTGCTTGCAACATAATCAAATCCTGCATCTATAAGTTTTTCCGTATCCTCAATAGAACAGCCTAAACTCTCAGCAAAAAATATAACATCTTTATTGTGTTCTTTAGCATTATCTATCAAATACTTCCATAATTCTTTAGGTACTTTATATGCAGCATCGCATCTAAAGCCTTCAAATCCCAAATCAAGATTATGTTTTATCAAATCATTCCAATAATACCATATAGGATTTAATATTTCATTATTTGTAGCTTCAGGATTATTTTCATTACTATTATCTTTATTTATGTCTTCTTTTTCTTCTTCATCTTTTTCATTAGGATCTCTTTTATTATTGAATATAGCCAAATCGCCCCATTCAATCCATTTACCATTATCCCAAGCCCCCGGCGACTGCAAAGATCCGTCTTTAGTTTTGTACCATTCTATATGCTCCTGAGTTAAATTACAGTCTTTTGAAGAGTGATTAATAACTAAATCTATCATTACTTTAATCTGCTTACTACGGCAATAAAGTATAAAATCTTTTAACTCTTTTTCAGCTATATTTTGATTACTGCTTGTAAAAAATGAAGGGTTATACTGATAATAATATTTAGCGGCATACAAACTGCCGCTGAAACCAGGATATGTAATAGGATTTATATATATCCATTCAAACCCCATAGCCTTGATTCTATCAACATGGCTGTACCAATTTTTTATATGCCCCAAAAGCGGCGGAAACAAATTATATCCAGATACTCTCATTCCTATAATTATATACGAATAATAAAAAAAAAACAACTTTTTATAACGGTATTTTAATAATAAAAACACTATTATATTTATTAAGTTTGTACACTATGAACATTTGAAGAACATTATAAAGTTTAAAATTATATAATAATTTTTTACATTTCTACAAATAAATAATATAAAAAGTATATCATATTTATTTAATAATTAGATTGATTATTTTATATATAATTTTATAATCATCACATTATAATGCTTTTACAAAATATAAGTTTCACTTAATTTATACTATTCTATTTTTTAGTATTTTATTAACTATAAATTTTATATAAAAAACATTTTAAATTGATAAAATTCATTTTGACAAAATTTAATTGTTTTAGTATATAATATTGATTTTAATTGTTTCTATTATATAATAAACAATATAGTTTTTATTAGGTATAATATTATGCGTATATTAGTTTATGATTCATCTTTACAGACAAGAGACAGTCTTATCAGCATTCTTATAACTGCAGGGTATGAAGTAGTAGCAGTAAAGGATAAAAAAAGCATACTATCTATGTTTGGAAAACTTCCTTTTACTGCAGCTATTATAGAAGCTAATGAAAGCGATGAAGAGATGGCTGACATTTTAGAAAAAATATATTTAGATGACAGGTATAATGTTCATGTTATAGTGCATGTTGAAAATCCGAGTAAAGAGTTTTTCAGCAAGATGATGCGTATAGGAGTTTCCGGATTTTTATTAAAGCCTTTTAATGAAAAAGATTTTTTAAACAGATTTACTTTACTTTTAGAAAAAGCAAATATTAAACCTAAAAAATTAAAACATATAGTAATTAATGATTTGGATAATTTTAAATTGGTATTCAGGCATGATGGAGTAAGGCAAATACTTCATGGTATGATAATAGAAATGTCGCCTATTGGATTAAAATTTATTATGCCTCCTGAAGAGGCAAGTATAGAAGTGGGACATATTATTAAAAACGCTTCTATGGCTATAAGTTCATATAAAATAAGTTTTTCTATAATAATAACTGAAAAAATAGGTAATGAATATATAGGAACTTTTGATGAATTATCTGCTTTTAATTCTAAGCTAATATGTAAGTTTATATACGATAAATATATAGAAAAATTAAAATAAAGGACAATAGAATGATAAAGGCATTAACTATAGCAGGATTTGACGGTTCGGGAGGAGCTGGCATACAGGCAGATTTAAAAACTTTTTCGGCACTTGGCTGTTACGGAATGTGCGTACTTACTGCCCTACCCGTACAAAATACACAAGGAGTGAGAAACTGTTATGGTATAGAATTAAAAGCTATAGAAGAACAGTTATACTGCATATTTGATGACATCATACCAGACGCCATTAAAATAGGAATGCTTTTTAACAGCGATATAATAAAATTAGTAGCGGACTTCTTAAAAACTCATGCCAAAAATATACCCATTATAGTTGATCCTGTTATGGTGGCAAAAAGCGGGGACAGATTATTATTAGAGGAGGCTGTTGCTAGTTTGAAAAGCCGTATACTTCCAATATCTGCTGTAGTTACTCCGAATATACCAGAGGCTGAAGATTTAACTTCAAGAAAAATCAAAACCGATGAAGATATGATTAATGCCGCAAAAGAGATACTGGATATGGGAGCAAAAAATGTTATGCTTAAAGGCGGACATATGGAAGGCGAGCTTTCGAGAGATTTGTTTATGAACAGAGAAGGCAAAGAGTTTTTGGATGCCGTTAGAATAGACACAAAAAATACTCATGGAACAGGCTGTACATTATCGGCAGCTATTTGCAGTTATATAGCACATGGAAAAACTCCGCTTGAAGCCTGCAAACTCGGAAAGGAATATTTATTTAATGCCTTACAATCAGCCAAAACCGACAGCGTTGGAAAGGGTCATGGTCCAGTAAATCATTTCTATGACGCTTGGAAGCATTTGGATATATAAATAATTTTTATTTCTCTATACATTCTTACATTCTTACATAATATAAGCATTTGGATATAAAAATTATTAATAAATATTATCAAGAAACAATTTATTAATATCAGAATTTTTACTGTTTATCATATAGTTTTTTATTTCTTTTAATAGTTCATTTGTAATTTCTGGATTAATATATTCTAATGCCAAATAATGTCTATTAAATATACTACTGATTAATAATGTATATAATAAATATTTTTTTGAACATTTATTTTTTTTATGATAAATATTTGAAAAATCATCTTTGTATTTAAACATTAGTTTGTCTAATATACAAGCAATATCTTTAATTTTACAATATAATATACAATACTCTAAATGAATTTTCCTGTTTTCTGAAAATATCTTGCTTACTGTATTTTTAGATATATTTGACGACATAATATCAAAAATAATATCATAACTATCTTTTATAACATTAGACATAGGTTTTGTTATTACATAATGATGCTGTACAGGATTTCTATATTCCTCTGTAATGTCTCCTAATTTTTCTATAGCTTTTTTTAATTTCTTAGAGTAATTATCCCCTTCTATAAAAAAATTATTTACATTTTTCCAATAGCTAGCATAGTTAGGCTTCTCTTGCTTTCCCAAAAAAACATCATATTCATAAGACAACATTAATTCAGATACTCTGGTAAGCAGAATAATTAACTGCAATTCTTTATCTTCTATATTTTCCAAAGTCAAAAACAATATAGTTTTTAATGAAGTAAATATATTATTTTTATAAAATTTATATTTAGCTTCATGTTTATTATCTTTCCCCATTTTCTATAGTATCCTCAACTTTCTTTTTAGCCTCTTCAAGTAAAGCCTTGGCCTTATCCCTAGCCTTATAAGCCTCCTGAACCTTCTCAGCTATAATATTTTGAACATTTTTATCTAAATTTGGAATTTCTATATCACATATAGCATTACTATCAAAAGCTGTTAATATTGTTCCTTTTGTTATCTTTTTTAATAACTCTTTTATTAAAGTTAATCTAAAAAAACAAAATAATGTTTCAGGATTTATAAATTCATTTTCATTAAAAACTAAAAAACCAGTTGAACAAAGTAAATTATTCTTATTATTGTAGATTAAAGATGATTTATCTAAAGAACCTTCTACAGATGATATAATAACATCATTATTATTTAATAATCTTCTAGCCCTAGATGGTAATTCATATCCGTAATATAATTCTAAATTATTTATAAATCCCATTGAGTCTATATTAGAAAGTTCTATATATTCATATTTTTTATTTTTATCTATAGAAACTAATTTATTATTTATTGAATTCAAATCAATTATTTTAATACAACCATTTTTATAAGACTGTATCTTATCCATTATTATTTTATATTTTTCCTGATAATACTCTGCATCTATTCGCTTTGCTAATAATGTTTCGCTGTAATTAACTATGGAATAATTAACTTTTTTCTTTTTAATTTCTAATTTATCAAAGCCAATTTCTTTTTCTAATATTTGATTAGCCTCTTTCATTAAAGAATTAGATTTCTGCCTTTGATTATGAGCCTCCAATACAAGTTTTTCTATAGACTTTTGAAACTCATCACTGAATATTGGAACTGGTACTTTTCTTACAGATTCTTTATCAATACTTGGAGGAACTGCACCTGTAACTCTTTGATGTAAAAAAAGTTGCCCATAATAAGAACTTAAATAAATATATAAATAATGACAATTGATATTATTTATTGGTACAATAGAAAAAAGATTCATTCCCAAAGTCATTGGTATATTTAAATTTGGAACCTGATATACATTTCCAGGACTTCCAACCTTATTTATAGCTATTTCAAATCCTCTTAATTTTGATTTTTCTAAAAAATTATAAGCTGATTCAGATACATATAAAACGTCATTCTCAAAATCATTATTTTCAAGTTCTTTTGTTCTTAAATAGTAAGCATAAGATTTATAATTTAATAATGTTACATGGTTTCTTAATGTTTCATAAGAACCATTAGAATGATAATCACCCAATGAATATATAAGTTCCCTTAAATATTTCCATTTATACTTTTTTATTTTACTATATGCTATTTCATATTTTGGTAAATAAAACTCGGCATCGAAACGCTTTTCTTTACTTGCTTCGCTAAAATAAACTATAGAATACTGCATATAAAAAATCCTTATAAAATTAGTAAGTCCAGAAACTAAATTTTTCTTTCTTAGCAAATTCTATAAATGCCTCAGCTATACCGTCATCTAATGAACCATCATGATTATGAAGATCATGATCTTTTATTTTATGTCCATGTTTATCTAAAAGTTCATTGCCGTTTTTATCTTTTGCATATACATATTCTCCGCTATTATCTTTGCCTGCCTTTTCACTTACAGCAAAAAATATTGGATAGTCTTCTACTTTAGGGCAATAATATAATGGATCTGAATTATCATTATTCCATTTTTGCAAAAATATTACGCTTGTTTTTGTTCCTGTATGCGGTTTGAATGTATTTCCATGAAGCCCTACTACTGCAAGTATTCTAGCTTTTTCAGAAATAAAATCTCTTATATATTCATCTGTAGCATTATTAAATCTTCCTTGAGGTAAAACCAAAGCTAAACGTCCGCCGTCACGAACAAAATCTAAATTCCTTTCTATAAATAAAATATCCCTTCCTATAGATTTTTTACCTTTTTTTGCTATTTCATATTTTGCTAATATTCTATGCTCTTTTATCTCACCTGCAAATGGTGGATTAGCAAGTAATAAACAAAAATCAAATAGTTTATAATCTTCTTTATTAACTGAATGCTTAATTAGATTATTAAATGCTTCTCGGTAATCTGAATCTCTTTTTTCGTCCCAACGTTTCTTATCATAATCTAATGTGTTAATATGAAGTACATTAGTTTCACCATCACCAGCAATCAAATTCAAAGTTCTTGCAACACGTACAGCTCTTTCATCAAAATCAAGCCCAAATATATTTTCTACATATTCTTTTTCATCATCATTAGGTTCTTGTCCGTCAAATAAATGTCCTATCATATTAAACCAAGTATGAACAGGAAAACCGCAGCTTCCAGCGGCTGTATCAATCATACTTTCATTTTTATGAGGATTAAGCATTTTCACGCACATATCTATAACATGTCTAGGTGTAAAATATTGTCCTTTCTCACCTTTGGAGTCTTTATTTATCAAGTATTCAAATGCTTCATCTATTACTTCGAGATTAGAATTAAATAATTTTACTTTCTGTAATGAAGATACGCAAACAGCCAAATGAGATGATGAAAGAGAAATTGTACTATTTGCTGGAAATACATTTTTCCACTTTTTCTGGGCTCTTTCAAATAAATCATTTATAGCTTTTTTTAATTCATCATCATAGCCGTAATTATAAAAACCCAATTTCTTTAATTTTGAAAGTCTACTGTCATTTGAATATTTTAATTCTTTTAATTTTTTTATTTTTTCTATAAACGGTTCTTCTTCATCTATATCAGCAAGTGTATATATTGTGGCTTTATCTTTTGAAATTACTGAAAATTCATCATAAAGTTTAGTAAATATTAATTTAAAACCTTCTTCAAATACATTAACTCCTGCATTTGCTAATACTTCATCTTCCATATCTTTAATAATTTTTTTTAATGTAATATTTTTCTCAAGCAGCCGGTCTTCTATCATTAAATCTAATAATGTAAAGGGTTCATTTAAATAATCACTTAATTTTTCTCCTTCTTCTGGTATGCCCTTAATACTTTCAAAATAATTTGGATCCTTTCTATGCCAATATTCTATATCTATACCATTAGTCCATACAGCAAGAGGTGCACCTGTGGCATTTGTATAGCTTTTTAATTGTTCCTTACCTTCTTTTTCTTTAGATTTTTTTAATTCTATGATAATTTTTGCATCACCATCTTTATTGTTTATAACAATATCAGCTCTTTTTTTCTCTCTTCCAAAAGATATTTCACTTTCTAATATTATATCAGAAGGGTTATATTTATAATCTTTCATCAATCTATACAAATATAATTGGCGTACAAGCTCTTCTGGTGTAGCTTTTATATCTTTATTTCTAATTTGACATTTTATTTTTAGAATATTTTTTTCATCAATCGTACATAATTTTTCTATATGATTTTTTTCTTCATTATTGAATAAAGTCAATTTATTTAATTCTTCAGACAAAACAGAATTTTGCATAAAATAAACCCTAAATATTTTATTTTACCTATCGGACATAGTGAAAAAATTATTAGATATTTATATTACTTCTTCTTGGGCAAATGCTTTATAATCTGACCTTCAATCTGTATTGATTTTTGTTTTGCATCATAGCCTAAAATCTTGCCGTACACTTCTATATAATTTTTAGGTTCTAATGTTACAGTTACATTCACTATTAAATCAGCAACACCTGCAATGTCTTTATCATTAGTGTCGTAAATTAATATTCTTGCTTTCTTTTTTGGTATGCCGTCAATATTAGTCTGAGTTACTCTGTTTACATCGGCTTTCCATTTCACATATCCGCCATTGTATAGGTCGTAATTCTCTGCTACTGTAAGATAACTAGGACTCTCTCTGAATATATTGTAGTCTGGTGCTATTACAAATTCTTTTAAAACTCTAAATCGCTCTTTTAAATATTCATTAATGTCGCTTTTTAATGCACCGTTTATTATCATAACAGCTTCATTAACAGATGCACTTCTCATATTGTTTTTAGCCTTATCAAACATTTCAGCTACTTCGCGAGGTGAGTATGTAGGACTTTTTGCACTCTCTGGTATCTTTCCGTCTTCAAGCCCCTCGAATAAGTAAACATTCTCTAGTTTTTCTCTTAACTCTTTTTGATCTTTATCAAGAAGTACATATCTTATTTTGGGGTATAATCTGTCTATTGTTATGTATGAAACAAATGTAAGTATAAATGCTATTGGAATAAGAAAAAGAAATTTTGATACTGCTATTTTCTTTTTGCCTAGTAAATATGATCTTGGATTAATCTCATCACCTCTAGCATTATTTGTAAGAAATCTTATCCTCTCTATATTGTCTTTTGCAACTTTATTTTCAGGCTCTAAATCTAATATTCTAAAATACTCTCTCAAAGCATTTTCTCTATGCCCGTTATTAAGACTTATATATGCCTTTGCAAGCATACCGTTAATACAAAAACTGTCTTCTCTAAGAGCTTTTCTTGAAAGTTCTTCAGCACCATAAAAATCTTTTAAAAATATATCAGCAAATGAAAGCATAGCAAGTGCATCTGCATCATTTACAATTCTTGATTTATTACTTAGAAGAAACTCCTTTGCTTTTTTATACTTCTTTTTTTTGATTAGAGTATATGCTGTAGAGGCTATTTTGCTTTTCATAATATAGATTACAGTCCTAGTATTAAAATGTTAACATAATTATCGATATTATGATAACTTTTATTAGCATTTTTTTATTATGTAAACTTATATGTTATATTATTTATAAAAAACAAGGCATTTTTTATTGACAAAAAAACAATATAATATATTTTATTCTAAAATAATTTGGGGATAAAGCCATGTATTTTTTTAATAAGTTAGTAAGAATAGTTATGTTGTTAGCTGTATTTGCGATAATATTTTCATGCAGCAAAAATATAAATAATCAAGAAAAATCATCTTTAGTAATATACTCTCCTTCATCAAGAGATTTTATAGACCCATTAATAGAAGACTTCAAAAGTAAAAATCCAAATATAGAGGTAGAAG from Brachyspira murdochii DSM 12563 encodes the following:
- a CDS encoding DUF3810 domain-containing protein encodes the protein MKLKITLILSLVFIAVILKIITFSKNFVENFYSRTIYKTIAGSLNKLSSNVSFSIGEVLLFVFIITVILFIILAFKHSFFNHNIASIKEKLKMALNFIYVFICFIVIVYIVFMLVWGLNYYRVPLIEYYANNSSITDDDIYNLADRLIRNVNDLKDEMKYTDINTNYQVLNRIVESEYNKVFEYFEFLNMHYSKTKPIKISKLFLHLQITGIYSPFTSEANVNILIPSVSIPFTIAHEMAHQIGIAYEDEANFISYAACSKNTDVFVRYSANFEALLYVLGEIKRDENYSHLMSNLNSETKDEIKKYYEFWQGYSGQLSKVSEKVNDTYLKANNQQYGVKSYSRVVRLLVLYYKNNSHL
- a CDS encoding ATP-binding protein codes for the protein MEDRKSIDSFFSDLSMGLLFAENTNEIDRVVDLFLEKTCQYYGFDCGEVYFPKGDYLILRGVYGIDRYYVCKVDFPIEASHCKDVLYEQKIFIGGNINHTNIEVFSNYASIFVLPIFFYAHPIGVVVFRNKENRIEFYREIVDEIKNVIGHFAVYANNVLQSVTYKERDKQLKLLRELYLKLSDVDDFENNLNNLASDIANIFTASKAFIRLRDEDNNLYLRSSYGFPENFDYSIFEDNSYIEEYWDNNIFFINNAANNKYYKKFEGIINRSVLFNRIPVKKGCIGYIVVIDKIPDAVNPLGDFDINDLNLFNPLLANISSRISEHYNMIELSKANEKNTKHMSRLNTLYDISNILLERSKTEDILFLLLTITTIGDVFAFNRAFAFLYDKEFNVFRGRMCVAPKNAQDAGMIWSNMQNLNKYALREKLMLSFDKRSVEDAWDLNQQFLNTVIPNNENCRLFFDVFNNKNSINVLNVENNDEVNQIKKYTNIFGDYPFAIIPIMNSVNCIGMIVVDNPYNGKPIPEDDLDYLKMFGRQAAVALEYSSLYNEMEKNNNALKAAEKTLLDLKSLAIIGEMSSSMAHNLRNFIVPIAGFANRLVKVSKDETIKNYAQIIANEVENLENYIRRNLSFAKSINLEVDNIKIDDMIKYLTILSKEYIKKSGKNIKFYALKMTKEDAVRWDYDRMNEVVFNLIINAIDAIEDNNKECSFISVIFDDNAYRESMIDIIVENTDSYIEPDLAEKIFTPFFTTKSHGVGIGLAISKRIVEAHGGSMVLKSVNDSFKITTFFVSIPVSLNN
- a CDS encoding alpha-amylase family glycosyl hydrolase: MRVSGYNLFPPLLGHIKNWYSHVDRIKAMGFEWIYINPITYPGFSGSLYAAKYYYQYNPSFFTSSNQNIAEKELKDFILYCRSKQIKVMIDLVINHSSKDCNLTQEHIEWYKTKDGSLQSPGAWDNGKWIEWGDLAIFNNKRDPNEKDEEEKEDINKDNSNENNPEATNNEILNPIWYYWNDLIKHNLDLGFEGFRCDAAYKVPKELWKYLIDNAKEHNKDVIFFAESLGCSIEDTEKLIDAGFDYVASSAKWWDYEGEWFVEQYDLVRKKCRQIAFPSNHDTKRLITEYDGNIWRVKQTFLFTAIVCDMWMITTGDEYGFINRCNVVGGSEKDYENISYDLSEYIKNIINYVKQNSILADCGEIVSLDIEEKKKLEKLKKEYEYHEHHEYYEDNSKEENNKKDPFRKFYKYSLDGKDKVLIVVNITSKERLLDANKYGIKYDISFDNVVSNITDTVKVLPYELKIFRLREDTYWA
- a CDS encoding ANTAR domain-containing protein, with amino-acid sequence MRILVYDSSLQTRDSLISILITAGYEVVAVKDKKSILSMFGKLPFTAAIIEANESDEEMADILEKIYLDDRYNVHVIVHVENPSKEFFSKMMRIGVSGFLLKPFNEKDFLNRFTLLLEKANIKPKKLKHIVINDLDNFKLVFRHDGVRQILHGMIIEMSPIGLKFIMPPEEASIEVGHIIKNASMAISSYKISFSIIITEKIGNEYIGTFDELSAFNSKLICKFIYDKYIEKLK
- the thiD gene encoding bifunctional hydroxymethylpyrimidine kinase/phosphomethylpyrimidine kinase encodes the protein MIKALTIAGFDGSGGAGIQADLKTFSALGCYGMCVLTALPVQNTQGVRNCYGIELKAIEEQLYCIFDDIIPDAIKIGMLFNSDIIKLVADFLKTHAKNIPIIVDPVMVAKSGDRLLLEEAVASLKSRILPISAVVTPNIPEAEDLTSRKIKTDEDMINAAKEILDMGAKNVMLKGGHMEGELSRDLFMNREGKEFLDAVRIDTKNTHGTGCTLSAAICSYIAHGKTPLEACKLGKEYLFNALQSAKTDSVGKGHGPVNHFYDAWKHLDI